One segment of Corynebacterium caspium DSM 44850 DNA contains the following:
- the rsmG gene encoding 16S rRNA (guanine(527)-N(7))-methyltransferase RsmG, whose amino-acid sequence MFHVKHEEIPAAASDIFGEYLAQAKQYHQSLATTGSERGFIGPREVSRLWERHILNCAVIGEVMPQNAVIVDIGSGAGLPGIPLAIARPDLHITLVEPLLKRSVYLREVAAELDLKNVHILRGRAEEKHVIKDAGSADIVTSRAVAPLAKLASWSLPLVVKGGLMLAMKGASISEELERDRQDIKKAGGGKAEIITVGSQFLAEPTTLIRIPRVR is encoded by the coding sequence ATGTTTCACGTGAAACATGAAGAAATACCAGCCGCAGCAAGCGATATATTCGGGGAATATCTAGCTCAAGCCAAGCAATACCATCAATCTTTGGCAACTACTGGAAGTGAACGCGGCTTTATTGGACCACGTGAAGTTTCACGCTTATGGGAAAGGCATATTCTTAACTGCGCGGTAATTGGCGAAGTAATGCCGCAAAATGCAGTGATCGTAGATATTGGTTCTGGTGCTGGCCTGCCAGGAATTCCTCTAGCGATAGCTCGCCCAGATTTACACATCACCTTGGTAGAACCCCTCCTAAAGAGATCAGTTTATCTGCGCGAAGTAGCAGCAGAACTAGACCTAAAAAACGTCCATATATTGCGCGGACGAGCCGAGGAAAAACACGTAATCAAAGATGCCGGCAGCGCCGATATCGTAACTTCTCGTGCTGTTGCTCCCCTTGCAAAGCTAGCCAGCTGGTCACTGCCACTAGTAGTAAAAGGAGGGCTAATGCTGGCGATGAAGGGGGCATCGATAAGCGAAGAACTAGAAAGAGACCGCCAAGATATTAAAAAAGCCGGCGGCGGCAAAGCAGAAATTATAACCGTAGGAAGTCAATTTTTAGCTGAACCTACCACCCTAATTCGCATCCCCAGGGTGCGTTAG
- a CDS encoding ParA family protein — translation MQNAETGAHPVESALPRRNKLAPPAAPRLITVANQKGGVGKTTTSVNMAAGLAAGGMKVLVIDLDPQGNASTAMGVEHRAGTPSSYELLLGEISAEDATQASPHDPNLFCIPATIDLAGAEIELVSMVRREYRLYDQLKSGYLESAGYDYVFIDCPPSLGLLTINAMTFVEEVLIPIQCEYYALEGVGQLLNNISMIRQHLNPQLHISAILLTMYDARTKLAEQVVTEVREHFGDVTLNTVIPRSVKVSEAPGYGMPVLAYDPMSRGAVAYFAAAEEMHTRGDYQPVETTGPIGVSPATAAQLAAVAADAGAGAEVEGESRG, via the coding sequence ATGCAGAATGCAGAAACGGGAGCGCATCCCGTAGAATCTGCTCTCCCGCGGCGAAATAAGCTCGCACCACCAGCGGCACCTCGCTTGATTACCGTTGCTAACCAAAAAGGCGGCGTAGGAAAAACTACTACCTCAGTAAATATGGCGGCCGGATTAGCTGCTGGCGGCATGAAGGTACTGGTTATCGATTTAGACCCACAAGGCAATGCCTCCACCGCAATGGGAGTGGAACACCGGGCCGGCACGCCCTCAAGCTATGAGCTCCTCCTCGGGGAAATCTCAGCTGAAGACGCCACCCAAGCCTCCCCCCACGACCCCAACCTCTTCTGTATCCCTGCAACCATTGACCTAGCCGGGGCAGAAATCGAACTAGTTTCCATGGTGCGTCGGGAATATCGACTCTACGATCAACTCAAATCTGGCTACCTAGAATCCGCCGGATATGACTACGTATTTATTGACTGCCCACCCTCATTAGGGCTGCTCACCATCAATGCCATGACATTCGTAGAAGAAGTGCTCATTCCCATTCAGTGCGAATATTATGCGCTCGAAGGAGTAGGCCAGCTGCTAAATAACATCTCAATGATCCGGCAACACCTAAATCCGCAGCTGCATATTTCCGCCATTTTGCTCACCATGTACGATGCCCGCACGAAGCTTGCAGAACAAGTTGTGACCGAAGTAAGAGAGCATTTTGGCGACGTCACCCTCAACACCGTAATTCCGCGCTCTGTGAAGGTCTCAGAAGCCCCCGGATACGGAATGCCAGTGCTTGCCTACGATCCGATGTCTAGAGGAGCAGTGGCCTATTTTGCCGCCGCAGAAGAAATGCACACTCGCGGTGATTATCAACCCGTAGAAACCACCGGACCCATTGGGGTATCGCCAGCCACAGCTGCACAGCTAGCTGCCGTGGCCGCCGACGCCGGTGCTGGTGCTGAAGTTGAAGGAGAATCCCGTGGCTAA